CAAGGCACTCTTGTTTCCCACTGTAGTGTCGACTAACAATAAAATAGACATTCCGCTTCACCGCACTTTTATAGCATTGGGTAGTATTTTTCTGCCCAATACTCTTTGCTGCACTTTCATATTCGGCATAAAACGGACACCGGCCAGCAGCAACTGAATCCAATTTCCAATCGCGATAAATTGAATCAAACGCCTTTTCAAATCTAAGAATCGACTCTGCCGAAAATACAGAATTAACGCTTTGAGAAAGCGCTTGATTCTCTGCATCAGCCCGTTGACTTGAACAGCCGAACAACCAGAATGCTATAATTAACAATCCGCACTTTACCATGAGTTACCAAATTCGCTAGGAGGACCAAGTCTATCCCACTGCCCCCCAGCGCCATTGCCAGGCCAGTCAAATCGTTCGGAGTATGCATTCATCTTTTTGATATACCTCGGAAATTTCCCTGGAATTCGGCTTGCCCTTGCTGCACACTCGCTCTGAGTTTCATACTTAACGCTCTCTTCGTCAGAGAGGCGATTAATAAACCATCTAACCAACCAGCCCATATCATGAAAATGATCAGCCTCATGGCCCAATACATCCTTAACTCGAGACATTACGGAATGCGTACTATTATCATAGCGAGAGTCCCATTGCCCGTTTAGCCAAACCGGATCATTTAAATCAGCGAGCTTCGTTCTGATTTTCGCATTTAGTGAACAATCCATAGAAAAACCATCTTTACAACTCCCTTGGCAATTGCAGCTCCCACTGGCGTTCATTACCGTTATCCCTCTCCCGGAAGCATTAGGATTCCCGCCTGTTATTTGATTGATTGGTATAAATTCAACTGCGTTTCCAGGATTGATATCAAGGCTTGTTGCAACAAGTCCATATGGATCTTTTAAAGAAATAGGACTCCCAGATTCAAGCCGAAGAACAT
This DNA window, taken from Fibrobacterota bacterium, encodes the following:
- a CDS encoding RHS repeat-associated core domain-containing protein, producing the protein MKQVGSIKTISFYDGWQCVYQKVTGSGTDTTKSFVYGNYIDEPIAMVRSWGTTSDTVWYLQGNNYNVEALTNRTGAIVECYAYTPYGEPTVYTAAGTDGKWFTTDDVTASVSAKGNALTFQGREMDAETGAMYFRKRYYQPALGRFVSMDPMRYNAGDLNVLRLESGSPISLKDPYGLVATSLDINPGNAVEFIPINQITGGNPNASGRGITVMNASGSCNCQGSCKDGFSMDCSLNAKIRTKLADLNDPVWLNGQWDSRYDNSTHSVMSRVKDVLGHEADHFHDMGWLVRWFINRLSDEESVKYETQSECAARASRIPGKFPRYIKKMNAYSERFDWPGNGAGGQWDRLGPPSEFGNSW